The DNA region GTCTTAGTAGCTGCAGTTCCTTGTCTAGCAGCTGCTAATTCTGCAGTTAGTACTTCGTGAAGTACTGCTTGATTAGGCTCAATCCCAAACACTGTATCTTTAACTTCTACAGTTCCAGTTTGAGTTCCTGTCAAGTCATATATGTTTAAAACTGCCATTATTTTCCTCCTTCCACATCTACTAATGAATTATTTTTTTATAGCTGGTTTAACAACTATGTAACTGTTTTTTGATCCAGGTACTGCACCTTTTATTAGTAATAAGTTGTTTTCTGCATCAACTTTTACTACTCTTAGATTTTGAACTGTTACAGTTTCGTTTCCATATTGTCCAGCCATTCTTTTTCCTTTTAATACTTTACCAGGCCAAGTCGACATACCGATAGATCCACCTAATCTGTGGTTTCTAGATACCCCGTGAGAAGCTCTGTTTCCACCGAATCCGTGTCTCTTCATAACTCCTGATGTTCCTTTACCTTTTGAAGTTCCTGTAATATCTACGAACTCTACTCCAGCTAAAACATCAACTTTAATCTCTTGTCCTAATTCATAACCTTCAACTGAGTCTACTCTTAATTCTTTTATGAATCTTTGAGGGTTTACTCCTGCTTTCTTGAAGATTCCCATTACTGGTTTAGTAGTGTTTTTTTCTTTTTTCTCATCAAATCCTAATTGTAGAGCTGTATATCCATCGTTTTCTACAGTTTTCTTTTGTAGTACGAAGTTAGGACCAGCTTCAACAACTGTTACTGGAATGAATTTTCCATCTTCAAAAATTTGAGTCATTCCAATTTTCTTAGCTAAAATTCCTGACATGTTTCTACCTCCATCAAATAATATATTGGTTGACAACTTGACCTCGTGGTTCTACCACCTTGCTTTAAAAAAAGCGCCAACTTGTATTATTCTGTAAGGATAAT from Candidatus Fusobacterium pullicola includes:
- the rplC gene encoding 50S ribosomal protein L3; the protein is MSGILAKKIGMTQIFEDGKFIPVTVVEAGPNFVLQKKTVENDGYTALQLGFDEKKEKNTTKPVMGIFKKAGVNPQRFIKELRVDSVEGYELGQEIKVDVLAGVEFVDITGTSKGKGTSGVMKRHGFGGNRASHGVSRNHRLGGSIGMSTWPGKVLKGKRMAGQYGNETVTVQNLRVVKVDAENNLLLIKGAVPGSKNSYIVVKPAIKK